One Nitrospina watsonii DNA segment encodes these proteins:
- the atpF gene encoding F0F1 ATP synthase subunit B, whose product MPQLEQVSVFSSLIFWSIISFVLLLWLLKKYAFPPILQMLEERQKKISGDIKSAEAMRAEAEKIKQEFDAQLQTAHDKASTIVQLAQDESRKMQEKTLNETQAKVRQMQKEAEHEIRVARDKLMGEIRQYVSVLTIASTEKILRRTMQDDDKKRLVDESIEEVVKNLGK is encoded by the coding sequence TCATTTCGTTCGTCCTGCTTCTTTGGTTGTTGAAGAAGTACGCGTTCCCGCCCATCCTGCAAATGCTGGAGGAGCGGCAGAAGAAGATTTCCGGAGATATCAAGAGCGCAGAAGCGATGCGCGCGGAAGCGGAGAAGATCAAGCAGGAGTTTGACGCTCAACTCCAGACCGCGCACGACAAGGCCTCCACCATCGTCCAACTGGCGCAAGATGAGTCCCGTAAAATGCAGGAAAAAACCCTCAACGAGACCCAGGCCAAGGTCCGGCAGATGCAAAAGGAAGCCGAGCATGAAATCCGGGTGGCGCGTGACAAGCTGATGGGGGAAATCCGGCAATACGTTTCGGTCCTGACCATCGCCTCGACCGAGAAAATTCTGCGCCGGACCATGCAGGACGACGACAAAAAGAGGCTGGTGGACGAGTCCATTGAAGAGGTGGTTAAAAACCTCGGCAAATAA
- the atpH gene encoding ATP synthase F1 subunit delta: MIENQIGKRFSEALSSSIQDDTRLQEALDHVCDLDDAIESDPKLPKFFLHPSVSDKKKLEFVMSLCDAIPAGKEVRKLAEMLVQRNKMTYLKNVREYFDKTVADRLNQVRVKIVSAYPVSEEQLNKLKSSLDQALGKSAVIESQVDESLLGGVRVSIGSWVADATIKNRLALLRRSIEKEEVLSES, encoded by the coding sequence ATGATAGAAAACCAGATAGGCAAACGATTTTCGGAAGCGCTTTCCAGTTCCATCCAGGACGACACCAGGCTCCAGGAGGCGTTGGACCATGTATGCGATCTGGACGACGCCATCGAGTCCGATCCCAAGCTTCCCAAGTTTTTTCTGCACCCGTCGGTTTCAGATAAAAAGAAGCTCGAGTTCGTGATGTCGCTGTGCGACGCCATTCCGGCGGGGAAAGAGGTGCGCAAGCTGGCTGAAATGCTGGTGCAGCGCAACAAGATGACCTATCTGAAAAACGTTCGGGAATATTTCGATAAAACGGTGGCCGATCGGCTCAACCAGGTGCGGGTGAAAATCGTGTCTGCTTACCCCGTGTCCGAGGAACAATTGAACAAACTGAAATCGTCCCTGGATCAGGCTTTGGGAAAAAGTGCGGTGATCGAGAGCCAGGTGGACGAGTCGTTGCTCGGCGGAGTCCGCGTCAGTATTGGGAGCTGGGTCGCCGATGCCACTATCAAGAACCGCCTGGCGCTGCTGCGACGGTCGATTGAGAAGGAGGAGGTCTTAAGTGAGTCTTAG
- the atpA gene encoding F0F1 ATP synthase subunit alpha, with protein sequence MSLRADEISTLIQKQIEGFESEVELKETGRVISVGDGIARIYGLENAMAGELVDFPHDVTGMVLNLEEDNVGAVLMGFDNLIKEGDEVKRTGRIMDVPVGPELVGRVVNALGEPIDGKGPINAKQRGPIERIAPGVIERKSVHEPMQTGIKAIDGMIPIGRGQRELIIGDRQTGKTAVAIDAILNQKGQNVFCIYVAVGQKRSTVARVVKTLEEHGAMEYSMVVSASASDPAPMQFIAPYAGCAMGEYFRDNGQHALIIYDDLSKQAAAYRQLSLLLRRPPGREAYPGDVFFLHSRLLERAAKLNDDLGAGSMTALPIIETQAGDVSAYIPTNVISITDGQIYLETDLFYSGVRPAINVGLSVSRVGGSAQIKAMKQVAGQLRLDLAQYREMAAFSQFGSDLDAATQAQLARGERLVELLKQPQYRPLNVVQQVASLFTGVRGHLDDIKVRDVQRFEESFINFMEEKKKDLMETIAKDKKLTDETEEQLTAAVKEFKELFK encoded by the coding sequence GTGAGTCTTAGAGCGGATGAAATCAGCACCCTGATTCAAAAGCAGATCGAAGGGTTCGAGTCCGAAGTCGAATTGAAGGAAACCGGCCGCGTCATCTCCGTCGGCGACGGCATCGCCCGCATTTATGGCCTCGAAAACGCCATGGCCGGCGAACTGGTGGACTTTCCCCATGATGTCACCGGCATGGTCCTGAACCTGGAAGAGGACAACGTCGGCGCCGTGCTCATGGGCTTCGACAACCTGATCAAGGAAGGCGACGAAGTCAAGCGCACCGGCCGCATCATGGACGTGCCCGTCGGACCGGAACTGGTTGGGCGCGTGGTCAATGCCCTGGGCGAACCGATCGATGGCAAAGGTCCGATCAACGCCAAGCAGCGCGGTCCCATCGAGCGCATCGCGCCGGGCGTCATCGAGCGCAAATCCGTTCACGAACCCATGCAGACCGGTATCAAGGCGATCGACGGCATGATCCCGATCGGCCGCGGTCAGCGCGAGCTGATCATTGGCGATCGTCAGACCGGCAAGACCGCTGTGGCCATCGACGCCATCCTCAATCAGAAGGGCCAGAACGTATTCTGCATTTACGTCGCCGTCGGCCAGAAACGGTCCACGGTGGCGCGCGTCGTCAAAACGCTGGAAGAGCATGGCGCCATGGAGTACTCGATGGTCGTCTCCGCCAGCGCCAGCGACCCGGCGCCGATGCAGTTCATCGCGCCGTACGCAGGCTGCGCCATGGGCGAATATTTCCGCGACAACGGCCAGCATGCGCTCATCATTTATGATGATCTGTCGAAGCAGGCCGCGGCCTACCGCCAGTTGAGCCTGCTGCTGCGCCGGCCTCCGGGACGCGAAGCGTATCCCGGCGACGTCTTCTTCCTGCATTCGCGTCTCTTGGAGCGTGCGGCGAAATTGAACGACGACCTCGGAGCGGGTTCGATGACGGCGTTGCCGATCATTGAAACGCAGGCGGGCGACGTCTCGGCCTACATCCCGACCAACGTCATTTCCATCACCGACGGTCAGATCTACCTGGAAACGGACCTGTTCTATTCCGGTGTGCGCCCGGCCATCAACGTCGGCCTGTCGGTATCCCGCGTCGGCGGTTCCGCCCAGATCAAAGCCATGAAGCAGGTGGCCGGTCAGTTGCGGCTGGACCTCGCGCAGTACCGCGAAATGGCGGCCTTCTCCCAGTTCGGCAGTGACCTCGACGCCGCCACGCAGGCGCAGTTGGCCCGCGGGGAACGTCTCGTTGAGTTGCTGAAGCAGCCGCAGTACCGGCCGTTGAACGTGGTGCAGCAGGTGGCCTCGCTGTTCACCGGTGTACGCGGGCATCTCGACGATATCAAGGTGCGCGACGTCCAGCGCTTCGAGGAAAGCTTCATCAACTTCATGGAAGAAAAGAAAAAAGACCTCATGGAAACCATCGCCAAGGACAAAAAGCTCACCGATGAAACCGAGGAGCAGTTGACTGCGGCGGTCAAAGAGTTCAAGGAATTGTTTAAATAA
- the atpG gene encoding ATP synthase F1 subunit gamma, whose amino-acid sequence MPNLRDVKSRIRSVKNTQQTTKAMKLVSASKLRRAQEAILTARPYATKMRDVLNHLAARCNHDLHPLLNDREGDKVLLVVITADRGLCGAFNANIVKMAAKVIEEHQGSSISLFLAGKKGGDHFRRRSYKIQENYPGWTKEFNYAKAVEIGEKLGQLFIDKEVDRIFLVYNEFKSVLRQEVISEQLLPVAPEETEDQFPVDYIYEPDEESILEDILKRYMTLQVYRAFLESSASEHGARMTAMDNASRNAKEMIGQLTLFYNRTRQAYITKELIEVVNGAEALKD is encoded by the coding sequence ATGCCAAACTTACGGGACGTTAAAAGCCGGATACGGAGTGTCAAGAACACCCAGCAGACCACCAAGGCCATGAAGCTGGTGTCGGCCTCCAAGTTGCGCCGCGCCCAGGAAGCCATCCTGACGGCCCGGCCGTATGCCACCAAGATGCGGGATGTGTTGAACCACCTGGCCGCCCGCTGCAATCACGATCTGCACCCGCTGTTGAACGACCGCGAAGGCGACAAGGTGCTGCTGGTGGTCATCACGGCGGACCGCGGCCTGTGCGGCGCGTTCAACGCCAACATCGTCAAGATGGCGGCCAAGGTCATCGAAGAACATCAGGGCAGTTCCATTTCCCTGTTTCTTGCGGGCAAAAAGGGCGGGGATCACTTCAGGCGCCGCTCCTACAAGATTCAGGAAAATTATCCAGGCTGGACCAAGGAGTTCAATTACGCCAAGGCGGTGGAGATCGGCGAAAAACTGGGCCAGTTGTTCATCGATAAGGAAGTGGACCGCATTTTTCTGGTGTACAACGAATTCAAATCCGTCCTCCGGCAGGAGGTCATCAGCGAGCAGTTGTTGCCGGTGGCGCCCGAAGAGACGGAAGATCAGTTCCCGGTGGATTATATTTATGAACCGGACGAGGAAAGCATTCTGGAAGACATTCTGAAACGGTACATGACTTTGCAGGTGTACCGCGCCTTTCTGGAATCCAGTGCCAGCGAACACGGCGCCCGCATGACCGCGATGGACAACGCGTCGCGCAACGCCAAGGAAATGATCGGTCAGTTGACCCTGTTCTACAACCGGACTCGACAGGCGTACATCACCAAGGAACTGATCGAAGTGGTCAACGGGGCGGAAGCGCTGAAAGACTGA
- the atpD gene encoding F0F1 ATP synthase subunit beta, which produces MNVGKVIQVIGPVVDISFKGGELPALYNALHIKRTQEGGEDDTITLEVAQHLGDNAVRAISMHPTDGLVRGIAAEDTGAPISVPVGENVLGRILNVIGEPVDQKPKVESQETWSIHRDAPLLEDQDTGMEMLETGIKVIDLLEPYLKGGKTGLFGGAGVGKTVLIMELIRNIGAEHSGYSVFAGVGERTREGNDLYHEMIESKVIDKTALIYGQMTEPPGARMRVALTGLTIAEYFRDVGGQDVLLFIDNIFRFSQAGSEVSALLGRIPSAVGYQPTLATEMGNLQERITSTKKGSITSVQAIYVPADDLTDPAPATTFSHLDATTVLNRRISELGIYPAVDPLDSTSRILDPAIVGEEHYSVAREVQRTLQRYKELQDIIAILGMDELTEEDKMLVMRARKIQKYLSQPFFVAETFTGAPGKYVKVADTITGFKEIVNGKLDEIPEQAFYMCGAIDEVYEKADKLKKQG; this is translated from the coding sequence ATGAACGTAGGAAAAGTCATCCAGGTAATCGGTCCCGTCGTGGATATCAGCTTCAAAGGCGGCGAACTGCCGGCTTTGTACAATGCTCTCCACATTAAAAGAACGCAGGAAGGCGGAGAGGACGACACCATCACCCTGGAAGTGGCGCAGCACCTGGGCGACAATGCGGTGCGGGCCATCTCCATGCATCCCACCGATGGCCTGGTGCGCGGTATCGCTGCGGAAGATACGGGCGCTCCGATCTCGGTTCCCGTCGGCGAAAATGTGCTGGGGCGCATTCTGAATGTCATCGGCGAGCCGGTGGACCAGAAGCCGAAGGTCGAATCCCAGGAAACCTGGAGCATCCATCGCGATGCACCGCTGCTCGAAGACCAGGACACCGGCATGGAAATGCTGGAAACGGGCATCAAGGTCATCGATCTCCTGGAGCCGTACCTGAAAGGCGGCAAGACCGGCCTGTTCGGCGGTGCCGGCGTGGGCAAGACCGTTCTCATCATGGAACTGATCCGCAACATCGGCGCCGAGCACAGCGGCTATTCGGTGTTCGCCGGGGTCGGAGAACGCACGCGTGAGGGCAACGACCTCTACCACGAAATGATCGAGTCCAAGGTCATCGATAAAACCGCTTTGATCTACGGTCAGATGACGGAGCCTCCCGGCGCGCGCATGCGGGTCGCCCTGACGGGCCTCACCATCGCCGAGTACTTCCGCGATGTCGGCGGTCAGGACGTGCTCCTGTTCATCGACAACATTTTTCGATTCTCGCAGGCCGGTTCTGAGGTGTCCGCGCTGCTCGGCCGTATCCCGTCCGCCGTCGGTTACCAGCCGACGCTGGCCACCGAGATGGGCAACCTGCAGGAACGCATCACCTCAACGAAAAAAGGATCGATCACCTCGGTCCAGGCGATTTACGTTCCGGCCGACGACCTCACCGATCCGGCTCCGGCGACCACGTTCTCTCACCTGGACGCCACCACCGTTCTCAACCGGCGCATTTCCGAGCTGGGTATTTACCCGGCGGTGGATCCCCTGGATTCCACCTCGCGCATCCTCGATCCGGCGATCGTCGGCGAAGAGCATTATTCGGTAGCGCGCGAAGTGCAGCGCACGTTGCAGCGCTACAAGGAGTTGCAGGACATCATCGCCATTCTGGGTATGGACGAATTGACGGAAGAGGACAAGATGCTCGTCATGCGGGCCCGCAAAATCCAGAAATACCTGTCGCAACCGTTCTTCGTGGCGGAAACGTTCACCGGCGCGCCCGGCAAATACGTCAAGGTGGCCGACACCATCACCGGCTTCAAAGAAATCGTCAACGGCAAGCTGGATGAGATTCCCGAGCAGGCGTTCTACATGTGCGGCGCGATCGACGAAGTGTACGAGAAAGCCGATAAACTCAAGAAGCAGGGTTGA
- a CDS encoding F0F1 ATP synthase subunit epsilon, translating to MAEDKQKLHFTLVTPEREMVNDADVDQVNIPGSEGDLGILPLHAPLFTTMRPGSFSYEKGDEIISLVVGHGYAEVTDDRVTVLAESAEYLSEVDVARAKEAKAKAEAELANPDLAEAELREAQNKLFRAMARIESKGSE from the coding sequence ATGGCGGAAGACAAACAGAAACTTCATTTTACGCTGGTGACCCCGGAACGGGAGATGGTCAACGATGCCGACGTGGATCAGGTCAATATCCCCGGCAGCGAAGGCGATCTGGGCATCCTGCCGCTGCACGCGCCGTTGTTCACCACCATGCGGCCCGGCAGTTTCTCGTATGAGAAGGGGGACGAGATCATTTCCCTCGTGGTCGGCCATGGTTACGCGGAAGTCACCGACGACCGTGTGACGGTGCTGGCGGAAAGCGCCGAATATCTGAGCGAGGTCGATGTGGCGCGGGCAAAAGAAGCCAAGGCCAAGGCCGAAGCGGAACTCGCCAATCCGGACCTCGCCGAAGCAGAACTCCGCGAAGCGCAGAACAAACTGTTCCGCGCCATGGCCCGCATCGAAAGCAAGGGTTCCGAATAA
- a CDS encoding CBS domain-containing protein, with protein sequence MKKRKQENPIEEVGDYMNAPVVTVDATQNIQAAAKFMHDQHVGSLIVQQAGKPIGIVTETDFARKVIAKGLKPDTAKVEDIMTSPVHSIDCHEAVLDANKFMAKNKIRHVVVTDKGEVVGVLSVRDLVHYFSNPRMRTF encoded by the coding sequence ATGAAAAAACGCAAACAGGAAAACCCGATCGAAGAAGTGGGCGATTACATGAACGCGCCGGTGGTGACGGTTGACGCGACGCAGAACATCCAGGCCGCCGCCAAGTTCATGCACGACCAGCATGTGGGATCCTTGATCGTGCAACAGGCGGGCAAGCCCATCGGCATCGTCACCGAAACCGATTTTGCGCGCAAGGTGATTGCCAAAGGACTCAAGCCCGACACCGCAAAGGTGGAGGACATCATGACCTCGCCCGTGCACAGCATCGACTGTCACGAGGCGGTGCTGGACGCCAACAAGTTCATGGCCAAAAATAAAATCCGCCACGTGGTCGTGACGGACAAGGGGGAAGTGGTCGGGGTGTTGTCGGTGCGCGACCTGGTGCATTATTTTTCCAACCCGCGCATGCGGACTTTTTAA